The genomic window GGCGCATCAGGGCATTCCCTTCCCCGAGCTCTGCGCCTGGATGGTGCGGGAGGCGCGGCATGGCGCGTGAGCCGCGCAAGAAGGTCGCCGTCCGGTCGCGCGCCGCCGCACCCCCGCCGCGCCGGCCCTCCGCGGCCGCGCTGTGGTTCCGCCGGCAGCGGCGCATCCTGCGCGGCATGGGCGTGGGCCTGCTGGGGCTGGGCGCGCTGGCGGGCGTGGTTTGGGGTGTGGCGCGGATGGACCCCGAAGCGCGGGCGCGGGATGCGGCGCTGGCGCTGGTGAATCTGGGGCGCGACCATGGCCTCGTCGTGCAGGAAATCCGCGTCGAGGGGCGGGAATTCACCCCGCGCGAGGCGCTGCTGACCGCCATCGGCACCGTGCCGGGCGATGCCATCCTGGATTTCGACCCCGACGCCGCGCGCGCGCGACTGATGGAGATCGCCTGGGTGCGCGGCGCGCATGTGGAACGCCGCCTGCCCGGCACCATCCTGGTGCGGCTGGAGGAACGCCAGGCCTTCGCCATCTGGCAGCAGGACGGGCGCTATTCCGTCATTGACCGCAGCG from Roseococcus microcysteis includes these protein-coding regions:
- a CDS encoding cell division protein FtsQ/DivIB, encoding MAREPRKKVAVRSRAAAPPPRRPSAAALWFRRQRRILRGMGVGLLGLGALAGVVWGVARMDPEARARDAALALVNLGRDHGLVVQEIRVEGREFTPREALLTAIGTVPGDAILDFDPDAARARLMEIAWVRGAHVERRLPGTILVRLEERQAFAIWQQDGRYSVIDRSGNEMASERFEAFGPLPFVVGAGANTAAASIVDVLRRHPAIADRVEAAVRVSERRWNLRLHNGADVLLPEGHEEAAVERLAALHAQDRLLDRPLAVVDMRLPDRLVLRMPPEAPATPPATPAQARRQRG